The Bacillus mesophilus genome segment AATGAAGACAAAGTTAAAGGACCTGAGTCCCGTTGAATACAGGTCTCAGGTCCAACAAGCTGCTTAAAATATAATGTCTAACTTTTTTGGTTCACTTCAATCATAGCCGAGTTTTTGTTATTTGCGATTTTGTAAATATTTAAAGCAAGTGTGCCCCGCATAGGTTTCCTCTTTCACCTTCATAAACGAGCCCCTCCCCTCATATTCTTTTGTATCATCTTTTTTAAAGGAGTACTAACATGCGTAGAAGAAGGAAGCCCATCAACCCTATAGCTATCATTGGTATGATTGTAATACCCCTACTCATTTTTGGGGCTTACTCTTTAGTATTTTCGTCTAATAAAGCAGAGCAACTCGTCGAAAACTTTTATACATATGAACAACAGGGAAACTTCTCAGAATCCTGGGAGCTCTTCCACCCCATCATGAAAGAAAAGTTCACCCAAGGCGGCTACATCCAGGACCGCGCACACGTATTTATCGGGCATTTCGGTGCAGACACCTTCTCCTATGAAATTGCCAAGCCCACCAAGATCAAAGACTGGAAAATGTCAAAAGACACCGAGCCTTTTAAGGTTGCCCATAAGTATCTCGTTACCACATCCTATAAAGGAAAGTACGGTGCCTTTCACTTTATACAAGAGGTTTATGTGGTAAAGGGTGAAGAAAATGAGTGGAATATTGTTTGGGATTATAATAAATGATGGGACAGCGTTTCCCGTGTCCCAAATGGTCCATAGGGACAGGTACACTGTCCCAGCTTTAATTAAACAAGGCTACCCATTTCATCTCTAACTTTCTACAGGATTGATAAACTACTTTTATACTATACCTCCAAGTAGGGACAAGGAACCTGTCCCCTTGTCCCACCGGACGAAAAAACGGCCGCCCCACTAGTACTTCCTTCCTATTAACTTTTAGAATTCTCTCATATACAATTAAGAAAAGATTGATAAAGGCAAATCCATTGAAAAGTGGAGACGCAAAACTATAGGGACTAAGGAACTATTCTATGTTTGCCAGCTGCCAACACGGGACACTTTATCAAGCTTCATTATGTTTTAAGGGAGAGGATAAAGAATGAGAAGAAAATTAAAATCGATCGTAACTGCCGGTGTATTTGCAGGTGCTTTATTAGTGGGAACGTCTGCACATGCAAATACTGAACCAACACCAGTAGAATCAGGTTTAACACCAGATCAATTCTTTTATTTTATGGACAAGCTTGCTGAAAATGCTCAATTATTCCTTACGCTTGATGATGAACAAATGCAGACAGAGCTACTATTGCAATTTGCTCAGGAACGTTTAGCGGAATCTACTAAAATGGTAGAAGAGGAAAAGCTAGAGTATGTTAATGAGCTAGTAGATGCTTACCTGGAAGCAATTGAAGAAGCAGAAGATTTAGTATCAGAAGTCGTGTTAGATGAATCCGTTGAGGAAGAAACAAAGGATGAGTTAACTGAGGAACTAGAAAATACGACTGTGATTGACGAGTCTATTCAGGATTCCTTAGACGAAGAGAAGCTTGAAGAAGTCGTTGAAAAAACTGAGGAAGTAAAGCTTGTTGCTAATGTGGTTAAAGGCTTAGATCCTGAGAAAGTAACTGCTCTTCGTCAAGAAGGTCTTGGTTTTGGTCAAATTTCGAAAGTGATTGGTCTTGCTGAAGCAACTGGAAAAACGGAAGCTGAAATCCTAAGCATGTTGCAAGAAGGTAAAGGCTTCGGAGAAATCGCAAAAGAATTACAGGTTAAACTTTCTGATGTAGTGAAAAAAGGTAAAGGCCGAAACAAAGATTCAATAGCTTCTGAGGAAGAAGATGTGACAGACGAAACGACCGAGTCAGAAGAAGTTTCAGAAACTGAAGAGGTTGTAACAGAAGAGGAAGCAGAAGTAGATACTGACGTTAAGGAAGTTACTACTGAAGAAGAAACAACTGTTGAAGATGACGTACAGGTGGTAGCTGCTTCAACGACTACTGTTACAGAAAAACCAGAGCAAGCTGCTAAAGAGAAGAATTCAATTGCTACTGAAAAGAAAAAGGCTGCTGAAGAAAAGAAGAAAGCTGCTCAAGAGAAGAAGAAAGAAGCTCAGGAAAACAAGAAAAACAATAAACAAAATGAAGATGAGTCAGAAGAAGAAAACGAAAACGAGTAATGGATAAAAAGCCCCGTCATCAGCAGATGACGGGGCT includes the following:
- a CDS encoding DUF5667 domain-containing protein, which gives rise to MRRKLKSIVTAGVFAGALLVGTSAHANTEPTPVESGLTPDQFFYFMDKLAENAQLFLTLDDEQMQTELLLQFAQERLAESTKMVEEEKLEYVNELVDAYLEAIEEAEDLVSEVVLDESVEEETKDELTEELENTTVIDESIQDSLDEEKLEEVVEKTEEVKLVANVVKGLDPEKVTALRQEGLGFGQISKVIGLAEATGKTEAEILSMLQEGKGFGEIAKELQVKLSDVVKKGKGRNKDSIASEEEDVTDETTESEEVSETEEVVTEEEAEVDTDVKEVTTEEETTVEDDVQVVAASTTTVTEKPEQAAKEKNSIATEKKKAAEEKKKAAQEKKKEAQENKKNNKQNEDESEEENENE